GATGAGCTGACACCTATAGTGCTGCATCAGGAGCATCTACCAAGTCCCCTATTCCTCTTCCCTGTTTCTCCACTCTTCCTACCTGCTAGCTGACCTCAGAGTCTGGAGCTGGAAACACAACTGCTGCCACCATTCATGGGTCCCTAGCACTGCCACTGATCCTTAGCAAGGGTGGAAGGTTCCTTTCTTCCTTAATGCCTAGACAAGCCAGGGCTTGTTTTGATTTCTAGTTACTGAGCAGGTTACTAGCTGTAACAGAACAAAAAAGGCTTGGTTGAACCAAGGCTGGGATTCTCAGTgcctcatttctttccttctcttaacCTCATCTAAAGAAAACTCATATACTCTTTCCCTCCTTCACCAAGGGAAGCTTTCAGTAAGAGGTCTCATCACAAAACTTAAGACCCTGGCATGGGCTTGAGATTTATTCATAAGGAAGAAAAGCACACCACAATTCACCAATTTGGCAGGGAAACATCTTCACATTTTTTCTGTCTTCAAAGAATTACTCTAGTGACCTGCTGGCTGAAGGACCAGGGTCAGGTTCCAGGAAGCACAGGGATGGAAAGTAGAGCAAGTAGGGACCCCGTGGAAGCACTTACTCTTTTTGTACAGAATCTTCACCCTCTCCCTCTTACTGGCAATGTTCCCCAAAGCCACCTGCACCTTGACCAGACCATCAGCCACCTGTAAGGGGAATGGAGGTTAATTGAAAGATATACCACCTGGCTCAAGGCTTGGAAGAAGTAAAGAACCCTCATTCTCCCAGATTCCAAAACCTCTGAGTCCCAGTAATCTAGTTTGGTCCCCTTCTTTTGAAGATGAAGCCCAGCTTCAGGGAATCCTtaatgggaaaggaaaagaatcatAAATTTCTTGGGGAGTTTTAAGTCTGTTTCAGTAGACAATTAACTACTTTAGAGTTTATACAGAACCAGCATATATTACATATTCTCTGGTTCCTAAATCCTTGGGCATGAGAGATGCAAAATCTTCTCCAGGCTGTCATTATCTCATGACTGGATGACTGCACCAGCTGCTGGAGTGACTGGCCTATCTCTAGCCCCATCCTCTCCACATCAACTCTAGTGTGGAGAATGGAAGATCATAGAAGACATCTAGGATCCCAAAGATGCTGCAATCCCTGTATTAGGGCATATATAAAAGAATCAGGTCGGGGAGAGGTAGAGTACAGTTAAGAGCATATGGATTGAGTTTGAGATGTCTGTTGATTATTCAAATGGAAAAGTGTGGAAGACAAATGGATGTTAAATCAGGTTCTCAGAATAGAAATTTTAACCAGAGATACACATTTGAGACATAATGGCAAGTAAGGAGTAAATGAAACTATAGGAGTGAATTGGCCCACCTAGGATTTAAGGGTAGAAGGTGAGAAGTTTCACTATTCACTGGTTAAATAGAGGAGGCAACTATGGATGTGAATGAGCTCACCCAGGTTTTAGGGTATGAGTACAGAATGCTAATATTCTAGGGTCAAATATGTGGGTAGGCAAATAAGACTGAAAACAACAGCCAAAGAGATAGAAGAAATATCAGGCAGGCTAGAGTCATAGACGCCAAAGACAGATAATGTTTTGGGAAGTTAATTTTCAAATGGGAAAACAATCTGCTGGCGATGACCAATTCCACAAGGGTGCAAACAGCACTATTTATGATGCACTTAGTTCCAGAATATCCTGGCATGAACCAGAAGTTATTCAGTAATTGGGTTTCCAATTGTAGAAAAAAGGATTAGAGGGCAACTGGCTCTCACACTTGTCAAAATTTAATCACTGGTGTGGAGTGCCCACCAGCATCTGAACACCCAGTACCCAAACCCTGACACTCCTATTCTTGGCCTTCTCAGACCTCCACCTCTCACCCCTTATCCACCTCTGCTGGGCCTCCTTTGGCGACCCATGGACCTCTACCTGAACAATTCATTTAGCATCTAACTACGGAGGGCTCCGGGACGGCACTTCCATTGTGGACTTCAACTCCTATTGAAACTCTCATTAGCTTCTCGAGGGTGTCAGGTCTCCCCAACTAGCCTGCAAGGACAGTGGCCGAGTCTTAATTACACTTGTCACTGAGCCCATCTCAAAAAGACCTAATTATCCTCAGAGCCCACCATGGGAATGAACCCTGAGGGTACGATAGGCTTCAGAATGTCCCGGACCTTTGTTATTTCAAAGGCTGGACTGTGGACCACAGGACTGGAGTCGTTGCATCCATCCAGAGTGCCGGACCAGTGGACTGCTCTTGCCCTGCCGCAGAAACGGACCACCGGACTTGAGCTCTCACCTTCCGCGTGCCGCGCGCTCCGCTCGGCCCGTACACCCAGCGCTCCAGCTCCTCTACTCGGGCCTGTAGCCGCTGCACGTCCGTCAGAGCCGCCATCGCCACTACCGCCCCACCTCAGCAGCGGAAGACTCAGAGGGTGGGACGTCCGCCCAAGGAGGAAGGCTGGCCAATCCGAGTACACGGATGATCCTGTGTGCAGGAAGTGACGCCTTAATCCAGCCATTCAATGCCCGAAGTGACCAGACGGGCAGGTAAAAGATGTCAAAAGCTGTCTAGTTACCTTGGTGACGCTATCTCACCGGTCTCTTCCCTGGCTTCCAGCGCCTGGTTATCAagacttttcctttcttctaattTCCTATCAAAGACTTTCCCCCACCCGTTTCCCTAAGGTTGTACGTATAAATATACCCACTGTTCCGCGATAGGTCCATTCCCATAGACAACTCAGTAGGAGGTCTCATGGACTTTTAAAGTCCATGAAACTTTTAAGATTCAAGAGactaagtgacttgcccaaggctGGACAGCACTGTTGTAAAAGAATCGGGATTTGAACTCGAGCAGTCTGATTCAATGCTCTTCTGTTCTCACGGAGTTTTGCTATTCTGCCTTCTCCTCAgagctcccctcccccatctaATGCTGCCTGTGTACCACATCCTTccaacctccccccccccattcaGACCAAACAAGAAGAGGAGGCACTGGAGTGGAAGGGAGCACAACTTTATTAGGAAATGTAACCTGAGGAACATCTTCAACAACACCCAATCCAACCCTTCACCTGGCTCCTGAAAGGCTATGTGCCAAAGATGGTATTGACACAAAGG
This portion of the Ictidomys tridecemlineatus isolate mIctTri1 chromosome 4, mIctTri1.hap1, whole genome shotgun sequence genome encodes:
- the Dctn3 gene encoding dynactin subunit 3 isoform X1, which encodes MAGLRRHFLHTGSSVYSDWPAFLLGRTSHPLSLPLLRWGGSGDGGSDGRAAATGPSRGAGALGVRAERSARHAEGESSSPVVRFCGRARAVHWSGTLDGCNDSSPVVHSPAFEITKVADGLVKVQVALGNIASKRERVKILYKKIEDLIKYLDPEYIDRIAIPDATKLQFILAEEQFILSQVALLEQVDNLVPMLDSAPIKAVPEHAARLQHLAQIHIQQQDKCVEITEESKALLEEYNKITMLLSKQFVQWDELLCQLEAAKQVKPAEE